A genomic region of Dreissena polymorpha isolate Duluth1 chromosome 4, UMN_Dpol_1.0, whole genome shotgun sequence contains the following coding sequences:
- the LOC127880040 gene encoding START domain-containing protein 10-like, whose protein sequence is MLSVQSVGEIRVADDADFRRLKSLSDDNNDWKQEYQKGTTTVWTKTNDVSNFKIIKVRTLFDDIGGDVLYDVLHDPEYRKTWDHSMVEGYEICAINPNNDIGYYALRSPPPLKNRDFVTQRSWLDTGAEKWIINHSVNHEACPPKKGFIRGISYLTGYLIRQIGDKVQFTYVSQSDPRGKLPVWVVNKATKILAPKIISRIHKACKGYPAWKQKNRPHMKPWIFPEQMTLPRLDMTQIKPLTSGVSCESLDESSINEDEAAVEDYIND, encoded by the exons aTGTTGTCAGTACAGAGCGTGGGGGAAATAAGGGTCGCAGACGACGCCGATTTTCGTCGTTTAAAAAGTCTGAGCGATGATAACAATGACTGGAAACAGGAATACCAAAAGGGGACAACAACTGTGTGGACTAAAACCAACGATGTCTCAAACTTTAAAATTATCAAG GTGAGGACTCTATTTGATGATATTGGGGGAGATGTATTGTATGATGTTCTACACGACCCAGAGTACAGGAAAACTTGGGACCACTCTATGGTAGAGGGATATGAGATATGTGCAATTAACCCCAACAATGATATCGGCTATTATGCAT TACGAAGCCCACCACCTTTAAAGAACAGAGACTTCGTTACACAAAGATCTTGGCTTGATACCGGGGCAGAGAAATGGATTATCAACCATTCTGTGAACCATGAA GCGTGCCCACCAAAGAAAGGCTTCATTCGAGGTATTTCCTACCTCACTGGGTACCTGATACGCCAGATCGGGGACAAAGTGCAGTTCACATATGTATCACAGTCTGACCCTAGAG GAAAACTACCGGTCTGGGTTGTGAACAAAGCAACAAAAATTCTTGCACCAAAG ATTATATCCAGGATTCACAAGGCATGCAAAGGTTACCCGGCATGGAAACAGAAGAACAGACCGCATATGAAGCCCTGGATATTCCCTGAGCAGATGACTTTGCCCCGACTGGACATGACACAAATCAAGCCTCTCACATCGGGGGTATCATGTGAATCGCTTGACGAGAGCAGCATCAACGAAGATGAAGCCGCAGTAGAGGATTACATCAATGATTAA